A stretch of Prunus dulcis chromosome 6, ALMONDv2, whole genome shotgun sequence DNA encodes these proteins:
- the LOC117631335 gene encoding uncharacterized protein LOC117631335 — MKTMMDLKALKSQILHGSLARRVFFRAFFIAAAMSVIPLIHILSGPYITMFTFVNPGDCASEMGHTHVDLAPGKFNFQSRYLNPFWGSFDSDRCMQDVNLTVSVVRELMGKQLLNYGTKALCIGEGSASTVLALQDLGFPNARGVYERRFFSLKRKQFVYEIDYEDKSFDFVLSRDLDKVSVPALLVLEIERVLSPGGIGAILVGSSISSPNSLIRSATPISSLLKSSSVVHVNHIGNFTLVVFKKTYENAGLFEKYRLPADCQSLTNNRPFIGKMEPLVKEKPVDYGKKFNYLPNIVDLSSKKRLVYVDIGAAEHLNSNAKNWFLPSYPVERKAFHTYFVDHNTSVLLSYVKKPGITFVYHPGLAGIKAQVNVTTDGETEPYVGDEGFDFHAWFKETVQFADFVVLKMNAGNVELKFLTELFESGAICFVDELFLHCSGSVDAGGAMPVDCMDIFGSLRSSGVFVHQWWGDGNPVDVL; from the coding sequence atgaagaCAATGATGGATTTGAAGGCTCTGAAATCGCAGATCCTTCATGGGTCTTTGGCCAGGCGTGTGTTTTTCCGCGCTTTCTTTATCGCCGCTGCCATGTCCGTTATACCCTTGATTCACATTTTGTCAGGACCCTATATAACAATGTTCACTTTTGTGAATCCGGGTGACTGCGCCTCCGAAATGGGCCATACGCATGTCGACTTGGCCCCGGGAAAGTTCAACTTTCAGAGTCGTTACCTGAATCCCTTTTGGGGCTCTTTTGATTCGGACCGGTGCATGCAAGATGTGAACTTGACTGTCAGTGTGGTCAGAGAGCTTATGGGCAAGCAGTTATTGAATTATGGTACAAAAGCTCTCTGTATTGGAGAAGGCTCCGCCTCAACCGTGCTGGCGTTGCAAGATTTGGGTTTCCCCAATGCTCGTGGTGTTTATGAACGCCGGTTCTTCTCACTCAAGCGCAAACAGTTCGTGTACGAAATTGACTATGAGGACAaatcttttgattttgtgcTCTCCAGGGATCTAGATAAGGTTTCTGTCCCTGCGCTTCTTGTGCTCGAGATCGAGCGTGTACTTAGCCCTGGTGGGATTGGGGCAATACTTGTGGGTAGCAGCATTTCCTCCCCGAATAGCTTGATTAGGTCTGCCACCCCAATTTCTTCGTTATTGAAAAGTTCCAGCGTTGTGCATGTTAACCACATCGGTAACTTCACTTTGGTTGTGTTCAAGAAAACTTATGAAAATGCAGGGCTTTTTGAGAAGTATCGCCTTCCGGCTGACTGCCAATCTCTCACAAACAATCGACCTTTCATTGGGAAAATGGAGCCTCTTGTGAAGGAAAAGCCAGTCGATTATGGAAAGAAGTTCAATTATTTGCCTAATATTGTTGATCTTTCCTCAAAGAAGCGCTTGGTCTATGTTGATATTGGGGCAGCGGAGCACCTGAACTCAAATGCTAAAAATTGGTTCCTGCCCTCTTATCCCGTCGAACGCAAAGCTTTCCATACTTATTTTGTTGACCACAACACTTCTGTTCTATTGTCCTATGTCAAAAAGCCAGGAATCACCTTTGTTTATCATCCAGGGCTGGCTGGAATTAAGGCTCAAGTCAATGTTACAACTGATGGAGAAACAGAGCCATATGTGGGAGATGAAGGGTTTGATTTCCATGCCTGGTTTAAGGAAACAGTGCAGTTTGCAGATTTCGTGGTCCTAAAGATGAATGCAGGGAATGTAGAACTGAAGTTCCTCACGGAGCTGTTTGAAAGTGGAGCTATATGCTTTGTAGACGAGCTGTTTCTTCATTGCTCCGGCAGTGTTGATGCAGGAGGTGCAATGCCGGTGGACTGCATGGACATCTTCGGAAGCCTCCGTAGCAGTGGTGTCTTTGTCCATCAGTGGTGGGGAGACGGCAACCCTGTTGATGTTCTGTGA
- the LOC117632998 gene encoding uncharacterized protein LOC117632998: MATGEETVAEENDGDISTNKAGPSIQKGGVAAEIIEEAPPGQPWRRQNLILQIPSRSLEDAKEDFVRINMPPTPSLTPKRVNFSPLPSPSLAKISGSPGPSSSKAKSTIKSLLPKLSFKHRNTTSEIQKAATLALGGLPAGTREKPLISRTWSFTKLLTPRMKNASSLPVTPIAHSNPESMHGGNTIDMLSSVKGEAQLPIHRSQSVPVINKDGGIYLGGVIRVIPTTPRMPERAVTTTSSTSPVTDTDGSDDGGEDIAVEEAVCRICLVELGEGAETLKMECSCKGDLALAHQECAVKWFSIKGNKTCDVCKQEVQNLPVTLLRIQNVQTFNSRGSRAQQTEVTQYRVWQDVPILVIVSMLAYFCFLEQLLVGKMGSGAIALSLPFSCILGLLASMTSTTMVRRKFVWVYATTQFTLVVLSAHVLYSLLHMHAVLSVLLATFMGFGVTMCGNSIIVEAFRWRERWLFQSNRQRGSQEVTQPNQSPENAQQAQTNPQQLENETQVAEAIHGS; encoded by the exons ATGGCAACTGGAGAAGAAACCGTTGCTGAAGAAAATGATGGTGACATTTCCACCAACAAAGCTGGCCCTTCAATCCAAAAG GGTGGAGTCGCCGCTGAGATAATTGAAGAAGCTCCTCCTGGTCAACCATGGAGACGACAGAACCTCATCTTACAGATACCTTCAAGAAGTCTTGAGGATGCCAAAGAAGATTTTGTGAGAATAAACATGCCCCCAACGCCAAGTCTCACTCCCAAAAGAGTAAACTTCTCCCCATTACCCAGCCCTAGTTTAGCCAAAATCAGTGGGTCTCCAGGTCCCTCATCATCAAAAGCTAAATCAACCATAAAAAGCCTCCTTCCAAAACTAAGTTTCAAACATCGGAACACTACTTCAGAGATTCAGAAGGCTGCCACTCTAGCCCTGGGAGGCTTACCTGCAGGGACACGTGAGAAGCCTTTAATTTCAAGGACATGGTCCTTTACAAAGCTTTTGACTCCTAGAATGAAAAATGCATCATCCTTGCCTGTAACTCCAATTGCTCACTCAAATCCAGAGTCTATGCATGGAGGGAACACAATTGATATGCTCAGTTCTGTT AAAGGAGAGGCCCAACTACCCATTCATCGTTCACAATCAGTCCCTGTGATTAATAAAGATGGAGGTATATATTTAGGTGGTGTCATTCGTGTAATTCCCACCACACCACGAATGCCTGAGAGGGCTGTCACGACAACTTCAAGCACATCCCCAGTAACTGACACTG ATGGAAGTGATGATGGCGGTGAAGATATTGCTGTAGAAGAAGCTGTTTGTCGAATTTGCTTAGTTGAACTAGGTGAAGGTGCTGAAACCCTCAAGATGGAGTGCAGTTGTAAAGGTGACCTTGCTCTTGCCCACCAAGAATGTGCTGTCAAATGGTTCAGCATTAAAGGTAATAAAACATGTGATGTATGCAAGCAAGAGGTTCAGAACCTACCCGTCACACTATTACGAATTCAAAATGTTCAGACCTTTAATTCTCGAGGAAGTAGAGCACAGCAGACTGAGGTTACTCAGTATAG GGTTTGGCAGGATGTTCCCATCCTTGTCATAGTCAGCATGCTAGCTTACTTCTGTTTTCTTGAGCAGCTTCTG GTGGGCAAAATGGGATCGGGTGCaattgctctctctcttcctttttcctGCATATTGGGTCTTTTGGCATCCATGACATCAACCACAATGG TGAGAAGAAAATTTGTCTGGGTTTATGCAACTACTCAGTTTACACTGGTGGTTCTCTCAGCACATGTGCTCTATTCATTG CTTCACATGCATGCAGTTCTGTCTGTTCTTCTTGCCACTTTTATGGGGTTTGGAGTTACAATGTGTGGAAATTCTATTATTGTTGAGGCTTTTAGATGGAGAGAAAGATGGCTTTTTCAGTCAAATCGACAGCGTGGTTCTCAGGAGGTGACGCAGCCGAATCAATCACCAGAGAATGCACAACAAGCGCAAACGAATCCTCAACAGCTTGAAAATGAAACTCAAGTTGCAGAAGCTATTCATGGCAGCTGA
- the LOC117631348 gene encoding WD repeat-containing protein 20-like, whose translation MINTSNGMMSTTSSSNAQSPGLKTYFKTPEGRYKLHYEKTHPSGLLHYAHGKTVTQVTLAHLKDKPAPSTPTAPSSSFSTGSGVRSAAARLLGGGNGSRALSFVGGNGGSKSVSASSRVGSLVASSSSSSTSTSNFDGKGTYLIFNVGDAIFISDLNSQDKDPVKSIHFSNSNPVCHAFDQDAKDGHDLIIGLNSGDVYSVSLRQQLQDVGKKLVGAQHYNKDGSVSSSRCTSIAWVPGGDGAFVVAHADGNLYVYEKSKDGAGDSSFPVIKDQAQFSVAHARYSKSNPIARWHICHGSINSIAFSTDGAFLATVGRDGYLRIFDYSKEQLICGGKSYYGALLCCAWSMDGKYILTGGEDDLVQVWSMEDRKVVAWGEGHNSWVSGVAFDSYWSSPNSDGMGETVMYRFGSVGQDTQLLLWDLEMDEIVVPLRRCPPGGSPTYSAGSQSSHWDNALPVGTLQPAPIMRDVPKISPLVAHRVHTEPLSGLMFTQESVLTVCREGHIKVWMRPGVSESQSNNSETVLSTSLKEKPLSSGKVGSSSYKQ comes from the exons ATGATCAATACTTCCAACGGTATGATGTCAACGACTTCGTCGAGCAACGCTCAGTCACCGGGTCTCAAGACCTATTTCAAGACCCCAGAGGGAAGGTACAAGCTTCACTACGAGAAAACCCACCCTTCGGGTCTCCTTCACTACGCTCATGGCAAAACCGTCACTCAG GTGACATTAGCACATCTTAAAGACAAGCCTGCTCCATCAACCCCGACTGCACCATCTTCAAGCTTCAGCACTGGCAGTGGTGTACGTTCGGCTGCAGCAAGGTTGTTGGGTGGTGGTAATGGGAGCCGGGCACTTAGCTTTGTTGGAGGGAATGGAGGGAGTAAGAGTGTCAGTGCAAGTAGTAGAGTTGGGTCTTTGGTGGCTTCCAGTTCAAGTAGTTCGACTTCtacttcaaattttgatgGGAAAGGGACTTACTTGATCTTCAATGTGGGGGATGCAATCTTCATTAGTGATTTGAATTCTCAAGACAAG GATCCAGTAAAGTCTATACATTTCAGTAATTCAAACCCTGTGTGCCACGCATTTGATCAAGACGCGAAGGATGGTCATGATTTGATTATTGGGTTGAATTCTGGCGACG TCTACTCAGTGTCACTCAGACAGCAATTGCAGGATGTTGGAAAGAAGCTTGTTGGTGCTCAGCATTATAACAAAGATGGCTCTGTTAGTAGCAG CCGTTGTACTAGTATTGCATGGGTTCCTGGTGGTGATGGTGCTTTTGTTGTTGCTCACGCTGATGGGAATCTATATGTATATGAAAAG AGCAAAGATGGGGCAGGCGATTCTTCATTCCCTGTTATCAAAGATCAAGCTCAATTTTCTGTCGCACATGCACGTTACAGTAAG AGTAACCCAATTGCCAGATGGCATATCTGCCACGGTTCAATTAATAGTATTGCTTTCTCAACTGATGGGGCCTTTTTAGCAACTGTTGGAAGAGATG GTTATCTACGCATTTTTGACTACTCAAAAGAGCAACTTATATGTGGCGGCAAAAGTTACTACGGTGCTCTCTTGTGTTGCGCTTGGAG CATGGATGGAAAATACATACTGACAGGAGGTGAAGATGATTTAGTTCAAGTTTGGAGCATGGAAGATCGGAAAGTTGTAGCATGGGGAGAGGGGCACAACTCTTGG GTCAGTGGAGTGGCTTTTGATTCATATTGGTCATCACCAAATTCAGATGGTATGGGGGAGACTGTCATGTACCGGTTTGGTTCCGTCGGTCAG GACACCCAGTTGCTTCTGTGGGACCTGGAAATGGATGAGATTGTGGTGCCATTGCGGCGATGCCCTCCTGGTGGCTCCCCCACTTATAGTGCTGGAAGCCAGTCATCTCATTGGGACAACGCACTTCCAGTGGGTACTCTTCAGCCTGCTCCAATCATGCGAGATGTTCCAAAAATCTCACCACTGGTTGCTCACCGTGTACACACTGAACCCCTCTCTGGCTTGATGTTTACTCAAGAATCCGTTCTCACTGTCTGCCGAGAAGGGCATATAAAAGTTTGGATGAGACCTGGGGTTTCAGAAAGCCAATCAAACAACTCTGAAACTGTGTTAAGCACCAGTTTGAAGGAGAAGCCTTTATCCTCAGGCAAGGTTGGTAGTTCCAGTTACAAGCAATGA
- the LOC117631381 gene encoding fasciclin-like arabinogalactan protein 11 — protein sequence MAVLSFFTFFTLIIFLHSATVSAQSPAAAPAPSATNVTAILEKAGQFTTLIKLLKSTRMADQIDTQLSTSNQGITLFAPTDNAFSSLKSGTLNSISEQQKLALMQFHVLPNFFSVSQFQTVSNPLHTQAGNSNDGQFPLNVTTAGNQVNITTGVVNATVANTIFTDNQLAVYEVDQVLLPLNIFGPAAPAPAPSAPKKSVKGADAPSGSSDTGSTPDASAAMGLKHHGMIAVSMGVAAILAAVFL from the coding sequence atgGCAGTCTTATCTTTCTTTACATTCTTTACTTTGATCATCTTCCTCCACTCAGCCACAGTTTCTGCTCAGTCTCCAGCAGCAGCTCCTGCACCATCAGCAACCAATGTGACTGCTATTCTTGAGAAGGCTGGTCAATTCACCACCTTGATTAAGCTACTTAAAAGCACCAGGATGGCTGACCAAATCGACACACAGCTCAGCACCTCAAACCAGGGCATCACCCTCTTTGCACCAACTGATAATGCCTTTTCCAGCCTCAAATCTGGCACGCTaaactccatttcagaacagCAAAAGCTGGCGCTTATGCAATTTCACGTCCTACCGAATTTCTTTTCGGTCTCACAGTTCCAAACTGTCTCCAACCCTTTGCATACACAAGCTGGAAATAGCAATGATGGCCAGTTCCCATTAAATGTGACCACAGCAGGGAACCAAGTGAACATAACAACAGGGGTTGTCAATGCAACTGTGGCTAATACCATATTTACTGACAATCAGCTAGCTGTGTATGAGGTGGACCAGGTGCTCCTTCCTTTGAACATTTTTGGCCCAGCAGCACCGGCTCCTGCGCCATCTGCACCCAAAAAAAGTGTTAAAGGTGCTGATGCCCCTTCAGGGTCATCGGACACCGGCAGTACCCCGGATGCATCTGCTGCAATGGGGCTGAAACACCATGGAATGATAGCAGTATCCATGGGGGTAGCAGCAATTCTTGCAGCAGTTTTCTTGTGA